DNA from Corynebacterium aurimucosum ATCC 700975:
CTTGGAGGACACCTCCGCGGTTGCCCGTAAATACATCGACCGCCGCCACCACCGCCTGGATCAGATCAAGGAGGTCCGCGGGCGCCTTGGTGAGGATGTCGACGTCAAGACTCTCGTCGATGAGATGTATGACGACGTTGACCCGGTTCTGCGTCACGCAGCTGAGCAGTCGACGCGTACCGCGCTGAAGTACCTCGCAGCCCAGAATTAAGGCACTAGATAGCAAAATCCCCCGAGAATTTCTCGGGGGATTTTGCATTAGGACAAGCCCAAGGCTGGAGGCAGCATAAGCGGCCTCGGCCTTTAAGGGCTAGCGCGCGCGGCGGGCCAAGTGCTCGGTGTCAACGATGAGCACCGACTTGCCCTCCAAGCGGATCCAGCCGCGGTGGGCGAAGGTGGCCAGCGCCTTGTTTACGGTCTCGCGGGAAGCGCCGACGAGCTGGGCGATCTCTTCTTGGGTGAGGTCGTGGTTCACGCGGAGCGCACCACCCTCCTGCACGCCGAAGCGGTTAGCCAGCTGCAGCAGGGTCTTGGCCACGCGGCCCGGAACGTCGGTGAAGATGAGATCCGCCAGGTTGGCGTTGGTGCGGCGCAGGCGGCGGGCCAACACGCGCAGCAGCTGCTGGGCAATCGCCGGGTGATCGGCTACCCACTGCTTGAGCATCTCGGAGTTCATCGTGGCGGCGGTAACCTCGGTGACGCACACTGCGGACGAGGTACGCGGGCCCGGATCGAAGATGGAGAGCTCACCGAACATGTCGGACGGGCCCATCACGGTCAGCAGGTTCTCGCGGCCGTCTGGGGCGTGGCGGGCGAGCTTAATCTTGCCCGAGGTAATGATGTAGAGGCGGTCTCCCGGCTCACCTTCCTCAAAAATGGTGGTGCCGCGCGGGAAACGGACGGTTTCCATCTGCTCAATAAGGTTCTGTACTGCTACCGGATCGACGCCCTGGAAAATGCCAGCGCGGGAGAGGATATCCTGTACGCCTTCCACTGTTACTCCTTAAAGCCTGCGCAGCCCGGAAAACACTGGGGACACAAGCTGGTTTGGTTTATGTTGACGCACCTAGACTCCAGTGCGCCACGAGGCACTGCACAACTATCATACAGTGTAATTAGTCACTATTTCCACCAACGTGAAAAATAATCACACGCCTTGGTTAATCCTCGAAGGCCGTCGCTTCTAGCTTCTCCATGAGAATGGCAAAGAGCGCGAGGCACAGCGGCACGAAGAGGACGAGTGAAATCATGCTTCCCATTCTAACCACCGTCACTAGAGTTACTTCTATGTCCCCTGACCTTTCCGCACCGCATGACGACGCTACCGAGGCAGCGCGTATTGTCCATATCCGTACCGCCCT
Protein-coding regions in this window:
- the glxR gene encoding CRP-like cAMP-activated global transcriptional regulator GlxR is translated as MEGVQDILSRAGIFQGVDPVAVQNLIEQMETVRFPRGTTIFEEGEPGDRLYIITSGKIKLARHAPDGRENLLTVMGPSDMFGELSIFDPGPRTSSAVCVTEVTAATMNSEMLKQWVADHPAIAQQLLRVLARRLRRTNANLADLIFTDVPGRVAKTLLQLANRFGVQEGGALRVNHDLTQEEIAQLVGASRETVNKALATFAHRGWIRLEGKSVLIVDTEHLARRAR